Proteins encoded in a region of the Nocardia asteroides genome:
- a CDS encoding site-specific integrase, translated as MEQAALRGVDPKTATATLAEYGNAHWDTAMRGVEPKTLDPYRAGWRRRVVPTLGHLPVTMITTGLADRAVTGWIADGCGESTIKNTLAALARVLDQAVRDEVIDRNRVDVSGWRRQLARREDELDDPRALALPDWATLEQLMTALTEASAGRFRGWGDVVMFAACTATRIGEVSGCRVRDIDTEQWVWTLRRQTTPGPGGLQDKGTKGKRSRPIPLIEEIRPLILRRINEARARVERGQEEASEKQRREALLDARLFVGPRGGRIQTGVLRDATHWDEVVTKLGYEHLRRHDLRHTGLTWFADAGVPLHRLQRIAGHTDPRITQRYLHPDIAALQEDGNQLSRHLRGKSGPRLAPTLRAVP; from the coding sequence ATCGAGCAGGCGGCCCTGCGCGGTGTAGATCCGAAGACCGCGACTGCGACGCTGGCCGAGTACGGGAATGCGCACTGGGATACCGCGATGCGGGGCGTGGAGCCGAAGACGCTCGATCCGTATCGGGCGGGCTGGCGGCGTCGGGTGGTGCCGACACTGGGTCATCTGCCGGTCACCATGATCACAACCGGTTTGGCCGATCGGGCGGTGACGGGCTGGATCGCGGACGGCTGCGGAGAGTCCACGATCAAGAACACCTTGGCAGCACTGGCGCGGGTCCTGGATCAAGCCGTGCGCGACGAAGTGATCGATCGCAACCGGGTCGACGTGAGCGGGTGGCGTCGGCAGCTGGCGCGGCGCGAGGACGAGCTCGACGATCCGCGCGCGTTGGCGTTGCCGGATTGGGCCACGCTCGAGCAGTTGATGACGGCGCTCACGGAAGCATCGGCCGGCCGATTTCGCGGCTGGGGCGATGTGGTGATGTTCGCGGCCTGCACGGCGACCCGGATCGGGGAGGTTTCGGGTTGCAGGGTCCGGGATATCGACACCGAGCAGTGGGTGTGGACGTTGCGGCGGCAGACGACGCCGGGGCCGGGTGGATTGCAAGACAAGGGCACGAAGGGCAAGCGGTCGCGTCCGATTCCGTTGATCGAGGAGATTCGTCCGCTGATCCTCAGGCGGATCAACGAGGCGCGCGCCCGCGTTGAACGTGGCCAGGAGGAGGCGAGCGAGAAGCAGCGGCGAGAGGCGCTGTTGGATGCTCGGCTGTTCGTCGGGCCTCGGGGAGGTCGCATCCAAACGGGAGTGCTGCGGGATGCGACCCATTGGGACGAGGTTGTGACGAAGCTCGGATATGAGCATCTGCGGCGTCACGATCTCCGGCATACCGGGCTGACATGGTTCGCGGATGCCGGGGTTCCGCTGCATCGGCTTCAGCGGATCGCCGGGCACACTGATCCCAGGATCACGCAGCGGTACCTACACCCGGATATCGCGGCATTGCAGGAGGACGGCAATCAGCTGTCGCGGCACCTGCGGGGCAAGTCTGGCCCCAGATTGGCCCCAACTCTGCGGGCGGTCCCATAG
- a CDS encoding helix-turn-helix domain-containing protein yields the protein MDTDRYLHLDPTAWYTTEEVAALLKVDASSLRRWRTGQAPQGPPFVAISDRVIRYSGADVMEYLSSRRIDPKAA from the coding sequence ATGGACACGGATCGTTACTTGCACCTGGACCCGACAGCCTGGTACACAACCGAGGAGGTTGCTGCGCTGCTGAAGGTGGATGCCTCCAGCCTCCGCCGCTGGCGCACCGGCCAGGCGCCGCAAGGGCCGCCGTTCGTAGCCATCTCCGATCGTGTGATCCGCTACAGCGGCGCCGACGTGATGGAGTACCTGTCGAGCAGGCGCATCGATCCGAAGGCGGCGTGA
- a CDS encoding PrgI family protein — protein MSTIVRIPADVDRSDRLLGPFTARQLVVLATTAVLLYSTWAATRSLLPLPVFAVAAALVFVVVAVAVLTRRDGLSADLLLVAAIRHRLRPRHLVRTRVHVAPKWISRRATTTRPRMPAPAALTTQAARLPESVTASSSGGVGVIDLGADGLAAIAVAGTLNLSLRTPTEQDSLVGQLAGWLHTLRQPVQILIRSARLDLTEHITGLHAAAAQMSADLAAAALDHADHLTELAAREAPVHRQVLLIWREQTQPLTATGLRARLPGRRRAGRVLSGGARRAAESRLLRRMTEAADVLSPLGISVTALDNDAATVVLASCTNPESVVSAAADIAATDTVITTDPDSRSPDPFAEGLDRFAPESLTIGTRHLEIGSDWSATLAVTGYPREVTAGWLAPLLTHPGRVEVAVHVEPIDPATAATRLRRQQARLESSRMHDLGRGRLTDPQIDVAVEDAADLSARVARAEARLFRVGVYLTVHAETETGLTEEVAAVRALAASLLVDTCTLSYRAAQAWVTTLPLGLDLLRVHRTFDTTALAAAFPFDSPQLAAADPARADRPQGVLVGRDAAAGLLFVDRFGPEAHNHNLVVLGRSGSGKSYLVKTEILRSLYRGIEQVVIDPEDEYRRLAESVGGTHIRLGAPGVRINPLDLEVHSRADGRRSAPTDALTRRKLFLHRLIQVLLGEQTAAQRAALDAALAATYAAVGITDDPATWTRPAPTLSGLRDQLTRLGTAAGAELAAGLHPYVGEGAYASVIDGPTTTEPEGGLVVFSLRDLPEELKTIGNLLVLDATWRRVSNPGQRRPRMVTVDEAWLLLREQAGAQFLFRAAKSFRKHWAGLTVATQDCADVLSTELGRAIVSNAATQILLRQAPQAIDEVATAFQLSDGEKQFLLSAARGSGLLAVTGTDRAVFGSLASPAENALITTNPGELADNDGDTDIEIDAAAPRPPLTDPTIPRQSRPPAANATPMPMRRRR, from the coding sequence GTGAGCACCATCGTGCGCATCCCCGCCGACGTCGACCGCTCCGACCGGCTGCTGGGGCCCTTCACCGCCCGCCAGCTCGTTGTCCTCGCCACCACCGCCGTACTGCTGTATTCGACCTGGGCGGCGACCCGATCCCTGCTGCCTCTGCCGGTGTTCGCCGTCGCCGCTGCCTTGGTGTTCGTCGTCGTCGCGGTCGCGGTGCTCACCCGCCGCGACGGCTTGTCGGCCGACCTGCTGCTCGTGGCCGCCATCCGTCACCGCCTCCGCCCACGCCACCTCGTCCGGACTCGCGTTCACGTGGCCCCGAAGTGGATCTCCCGCCGTGCCACCACCACCCGGCCCCGCATGCCCGCCCCGGCAGCGTTGACAACGCAGGCGGCTCGACTACCGGAATCGGTCACCGCCAGCAGCAGTGGTGGTGTCGGGGTGATCGACCTCGGCGCCGACGGGCTCGCCGCCATCGCTGTCGCAGGCACCCTCAACCTGAGCTTGCGCACCCCGACCGAACAGGACAGCCTCGTCGGCCAACTCGCTGGCTGGCTACACACTCTCCGCCAACCCGTGCAAATCCTCATCCGCTCGGCCCGCCTGGACCTGACCGAGCACATCACCGGCCTGCACGCCGCCGCCGCCCAGATGTCAGCCGACCTCGCCGCGGCGGCCCTCGACCACGCCGATCACCTCACCGAACTGGCTGCCCGCGAGGCCCCGGTGCACCGGCAGGTACTGCTGATCTGGCGCGAACAGACCCAGCCCCTGACCGCGACCGGACTGCGGGCTCGGTTGCCCGGCCGCAGACGCGCGGGACGGGTGCTGTCGGGTGGTGCGCGGCGGGCGGCCGAGTCCCGGTTGCTGCGCCGGATGACCGAGGCCGCCGATGTCCTTTCCCCCCTCGGGATCTCGGTGACCGCCCTCGACAACGACGCCGCCACCGTTGTGCTGGCCAGCTGCACCAACCCAGAGAGCGTGGTGTCCGCCGCCGCCGACATCGCCGCCACAGACACGGTCATCACTACCGACCCCGACAGCCGATCACCGGATCCGTTCGCCGAGGGCCTCGACCGGTTCGCGCCGGAGTCCCTCACCATCGGCACCCGCCATCTCGAGATCGGCTCCGACTGGAGTGCGACCCTTGCGGTTACCGGCTATCCGCGCGAGGTCACGGCCGGCTGGCTCGCGCCATTGCTGACTCACCCGGGCAGAGTCGAGGTCGCCGTGCACGTCGAGCCGATCGACCCGGCCACTGCCGCCACCCGGCTGCGCCGCCAGCAGGCCCGCCTCGAATCCTCCCGGATGCACGATCTCGGCCGGGGCCGCCTGACCGACCCACAGATCGACGTCGCCGTCGAGGATGCCGCCGACCTGTCGGCGCGCGTCGCACGCGCCGAAGCCCGGTTGTTCCGGGTCGGGGTGTATCTGACCGTGCACGCCGAGACGGAGACCGGACTGACCGAAGAGGTCGCCGCTGTCCGCGCTCTGGCGGCGAGCCTGCTCGTGGACACCTGCACCCTGTCCTACCGGGCAGCTCAAGCCTGGGTGACCACGTTGCCCCTCGGGCTCGACCTGCTCCGGGTCCACCGGACCTTCGACACCACCGCCCTCGCCGCGGCATTCCCCTTCGACTCACCCCAGCTAGCCGCTGCCGATCCCGCCCGAGCCGACCGACCGCAGGGTGTTCTCGTCGGGCGTGACGCCGCAGCAGGGTTGCTGTTCGTGGACCGGTTCGGGCCCGAGGCCCATAACCACAACCTCGTCGTTCTCGGGCGCAGTGGCTCGGGCAAGTCCTATCTGGTCAAGACAGAGATCCTGCGCTCGCTGTATCGCGGGATCGAGCAGGTCGTCATCGATCCCGAGGACGAATACCGGCGCCTCGCCGAGTCCGTCGGCGGCACCCACATCCGCCTCGGCGCACCCGGAGTCAGGATCAACCCCCTCGACTTGGAGGTCCACAGCCGAGCCGACGGCCGCCGCAGCGCCCCCACCGATGCCCTCACCCGACGCAAGTTGTTCCTACACAGGCTGATCCAGGTGCTGCTGGGGGAACAGACCGCCGCACAGCGGGCCGCCCTGGATGCCGCGCTGGCCGCCACCTACGCCGCCGTAGGGATCACCGACGACCCCGCCACCTGGACCCGGCCCGCGCCCACCCTGAGCGGACTGCGCGACCAGCTCACCCGACTCGGCACGGCCGCCGGTGCCGAGCTGGCCGCCGGACTGCACCCCTACGTCGGCGAGGGTGCCTATGCCAGCGTGATCGACGGGCCGACCACCACCGAGCCCGAGGGCGGATTAGTCGTGTTTTCGCTACGGGATCTGCCCGAGGAGCTGAAAACCATTGGCAATCTGTTGGTTTTGGATGCTACGTGGCGGCGGGTGTCGAATCCGGGACAGCGGCGGCCCCGCATGGTCACCGTGGACGAGGCGTGGCTGCTCCTGCGCGAGCAGGCAGGAGCACAATTCCTGTTCCGGGCAGCCAAGTCGTTCCGCAAGCATTGGGCCGGGCTCACCGTCGCGACGCAGGATTGCGCTGATGTGCTGTCGACGGAGCTGGGGCGCGCGATCGTGTCCAACGCCGCGACCCAAATCCTGCTACGGCAGGCACCTCAGGCCATCGACGAGGTCGCTACCGCCTTCCAGCTCTCCGACGGCGAGAAGCAGTTCCTACTCTCCGCGGCACGGGGATCGGGGTTGCTCGCGGTCACCGGCACCGACCGGGCGGTGTTCGGGTCTCTCGCCTCGCCCGCCGAAAATGCGCTCATCACCACCAATCCCGGCGAACTCGCCGATAACGACGGCGACACCGACATTGAAATCGACGCTGCTGCACCGCGACCCCCGCTCACCGACCCCACGATCCCGAGACAGTCACGGCCCCCCGCGGCGAACGCGACACCGATGCCGATGCGCAGGAGGAGGTGA